A single region of the Moritella sp. Urea-trap-13 genome encodes:
- a CDS encoding CoA pyrophosphatase, with protein sequence MDIDSLTSRFVLSPSREPISKLTKVFTPAAVLFLIVEREQQLNLILTRRASHLRHHSGQIALPGGKTEKTDSSAIATALRETHEEIGIPANKITVLGTLPSRVTVSRYYVTPVVALVDDDYESKIDPNEVDEIFEVPLAFLLDDDNHIIEKSLFKGKYREVMFMPWGKYPIWGTTAAIIKDFSKHIRSHEAQT encoded by the coding sequence ATGGATATAGATTCGTTAACTTCACGCTTTGTACTCTCACCAAGCCGTGAGCCGATCAGTAAATTAACCAAGGTATTTACCCCCGCAGCCGTTCTATTTCTGATTGTTGAACGCGAGCAACAGCTCAATTTAATTCTCACTCGCCGAGCGTCACATTTGCGTCATCACAGTGGCCAAATTGCCTTGCCGGGTGGAAAAACAGAAAAAACCGATAGCTCAGCGATTGCCACGGCATTACGTGAAACCCACGAAGAAATTGGTATTCCAGCCAATAAAATCACCGTATTAGGCACCTTACCGAGCAGAGTAACGGTTAGCCGTTATTATGTCACCCCCGTCGTTGCCTTAGTCGATGATGATTATGAATCTAAAATTGATCCTAACGAAGTGGATGAAATTTTTGAGGTACCCTTAGCTTTTTTACTTGATGATGATAATCATATTATTGAAAAAAGTTTATTTAAAGGTAAATACCGTGAAGTGATGTTTATGCCTTGGGGTAAGTATCCGATATGGGGAACGACGGCAGCAATTATTAAAGATTTTTCCAAACATATTAGGTCACATGAAGCGCAGACCTAA
- a CDS encoding YqaE/Pmp3 family membrane protein translates to MNKIVLIILAILLPPVAVFLNNGAGKDLLINILLCFLFVIPGMLHALWLVLK, encoded by the coding sequence ATGAATAAAATAGTGTTAATAATTTTGGCTATATTGCTACCACCTGTCGCTGTATTTCTTAACAATGGCGCTGGTAAAGACTTGCTGATTAATATCCTACTTTGCTTCTTGTTTGTTATCCCTGGCATGCTGCATGCGCTTTGGTTAGTACTGAAATAG
- a CDS encoding mechanosensitive ion channel family protein, which produces MKIIVLLLMLLVPSLSFVQASSPQAVSPQLATQQVTSPQIEKLNNLDNDISELYNESKNMTGTARDVVRLQLLNKNDALREMIQDLIDERTDETHGILLKQVNQQVEFIADASKYLLNKIAMTEKVLEQETNEGKLSAQKSLDESRRFSTRLLADQWTNYQWLKLLDQSAPAKEKALIGDIERRLGFMSASLTFDNQQEALLSKQLKSATEGEKTAIQLEHIIAQRKVNNDITTLQFLVTLADKMSLDTTQYKQQLFEATGTLTDELLNVDLILSIVSTWGEGAGEWLANNAPELLFKLLIFVAIILAFRWLKKLTRKMVKRAVSSPNLQLSRLIQDFFTSMSGNVVFAVGLLIALSQVGVDLTPILTGFGVAGLVIGFALQDTLSNFASGMMLLIYRPFDEGDFVEAGGVSGKVAHMSLVNTTIKTFDNQVIIVPNSKIWGDIIKNITHERVRRVDMVFGIGYSDDIALAETVLADIVLSHALVLKNPETMIKLHTLNTSSVDFIVRPWVKTEDYWDVYWDITREVKIRFDKEGLSIPFPQQDVHLHMVDKAAE; this is translated from the coding sequence ATGAAAATTATAGTTTTATTATTGATGTTATTGGTGCCTAGCCTGTCTTTTGTACAAGCATCTTCGCCACAAGCTGTTTCACCACAACTAGCTACCCAACAAGTAACCTCACCACAAATAGAAAAGCTAAATAATCTCGATAATGACATCTCGGAGTTATATAACGAGTCAAAAAACATGACTGGTACAGCCAGAGATGTCGTTCGTTTACAATTATTAAATAAAAATGATGCTCTGCGAGAAATGATTCAAGATCTTATTGATGAGCGTACAGATGAGACTCACGGCATCTTGTTAAAGCAAGTTAATCAGCAGGTGGAGTTTATTGCAGACGCGTCAAAGTATCTGTTAAATAAGATCGCAATGACTGAAAAAGTGTTAGAACAAGAAACCAATGAAGGTAAATTATCAGCGCAAAAATCATTGGATGAATCTCGTCGTTTTTCAACGCGATTATTAGCCGATCAGTGGACCAACTATCAATGGTTAAAGTTACTCGATCAATCAGCACCAGCAAAAGAAAAAGCCTTAATTGGTGATATTGAGCGTCGACTTGGATTCATGTCTGCGTCTTTGACTTTTGATAATCAACAAGAAGCATTGTTGAGTAAGCAGCTTAAGTCGGCTACCGAAGGTGAGAAAACTGCAATACAGTTAGAGCATATTATTGCCCAACGTAAAGTAAATAACGATATCACTACGTTACAATTTTTAGTGACGCTTGCCGATAAAATGTCTTTAGACACGACGCAATATAAACAACAGCTGTTTGAAGCCACTGGTACATTGACTGATGAATTACTTAATGTGGATTTAATCTTGTCGATCGTGTCGACTTGGGGTGAGGGCGCTGGCGAGTGGTTAGCCAACAATGCACCGGAATTATTATTCAAGCTATTAATTTTTGTCGCGATTATTTTAGCGTTCCGTTGGTTGAAAAAACTAACCCGTAAAATGGTGAAAAGAGCGGTGTCGTCACCGAACTTGCAATTGTCGCGCTTGATACAAGATTTCTTTACTTCGATGTCGGGTAATGTTGTGTTTGCGGTTGGTTTGCTTATCGCATTGTCACAAGTGGGGGTTGATTTAACGCCAATCTTAACTGGTTTTGGTGTGGCAGGTTTAGTGATTGGTTTTGCATTGCAAGATACCTTGTCGAACTTTGCTTCGGGCATGATGCTGCTGATCTATCGTCCTTTTGATGAAGGTGATTTTGTTGAAGCGGGTGGTGTATCAGGTAAAGTGGCTCATATGAGTCTGGTGAATACCACGATCAAAACCTTTGATAACCAAGTTATTATCGTGCCGAACAGTAAAATATGGGGCGATATCATTAAAAATATCACCCATGAACGTGTACGCCGTGTGGATATGGTATTTGGTATTGGTTATAGCGATGATATCGCGCTAGCTGAAACGGTATTGGCTGATATTGTGCTGTCACATGCTTTGGTATTAAAGAACCCTGAAACAATGATCAAGCTGCATACGTTAAATACCTCTTCGGTTGATTTTATTGTTCGCCCTTGGGTGAAAACAGAAGATTATTGGGATGTGTACTGGGATATCACGCGTGAAGTGAAAATACGTTTTGATAAAGAAGGCTTGTCGATCCCATTCCCACAACAAGATGTGCATCTGCACATGGTAGATAAAGCCGCTGAATAA
- the hemF gene encoding oxygen-dependent coproporphyrinogen oxidase, whose amino-acid sequence MTVNINDLESFFRNIQKTIITAFQAEETNGEFIADNWTSHLGQGTSCVLRDGKVYESAGVNFSMVSGDKLPAAASAKRPQFTGMSYQAMGVSVVVHPRNPHAPTSHANVRMFMVTDNDGQQHWWLGGGFDLTPIHLYADDACHFHTVACDAVTPFGDDLYAKFKQDADDYFYMPHREEYRGIGGIIYDDLNEWDIDKSLSFIESVAKGYIQAYAPIVAKRKNQPYTEQERQFQLFRRTRYAEFNLIVDRGTIFGLQSKGRTKSILMSMPPLASWHYDDLEPQNEAQQALVDVVTQPRAWV is encoded by the coding sequence ATGACTGTCAATATCAATGATTTAGAATCATTTTTTCGTAATATACAAAAAACGATTATCACGGCTTTTCAAGCGGAAGAAACCAACGGCGAGTTTATCGCCGACAATTGGACTAGCCATTTAGGTCAGGGTACAAGTTGTGTATTACGTGATGGCAAAGTATATGAAAGTGCTGGTGTGAACTTTTCGATGGTGAGCGGTGATAAATTACCGGCTGCTGCATCGGCTAAGCGTCCACAGTTTACTGGTATGTCATACCAAGCTATGGGCGTATCTGTGGTTGTGCATCCGCGTAATCCACATGCACCAACAAGTCATGCCAACGTACGAATGTTCATGGTGACTGATAATGATGGTCAACAACATTGGTGGTTAGGTGGTGGGTTCGATTTAACGCCAATTCATTTATATGCCGATGATGCCTGTCATTTCCACACCGTAGCATGTGATGCTGTGACCCCATTTGGTGATGACTTGTATGCAAAATTCAAACAAGACGCAGATGATTACTTCTATATGCCACACCGTGAAGAATATCGTGGTATCGGCGGTATTATTTATGATGATCTGAATGAATGGGATATCGACAAAAGCTTAAGCTTTATTGAGTCTGTAGCTAAAGGGTATATCCAAGCTTATGCACCGATTGTCGCGAAACGTAAAAATCAGCCATATACTGAACAAGAACGTCAGTTCCAATTGTTCCGTCGTACCCGTTATGCCGAATTTAATTTGATTGTCGACCGTGGCACTATTTTTGGTTTGCAAAGTAAAGGCCGCACAAAATCAATTTTGATGTCGATGCCACCACTTGCTAGCTGGCACTATGATGATTTAGAACCACAGAACGAAGCGCAACAAGCGTTAGTCGATGTCGTCACACAACCACGAGCCTGGGTATAG
- a CDS encoding ParA family protein, which yields MIRVVFNQKGGVGKSTICSNLAAIAASEGKRTLIIDLDSQCNTSAYLLGNDYKVDFSVAEFFEQTLNIIMKGRPYHDFITPTAFPNLSIMPASELLGDLIVKLEQRHKIYKLRDAMVKLKRDYDEVYIDTPPAFNFYSLSALIAADSCLIPFDCDDFSRRGLYSLLANIEETRQDHNDKLRVEGIVVNQYQGQASLPKKLVAELRAENLPILNTLIHSSVKVKESHNISQPLINCAPKHKVTQQFCDLYAEISA from the coding sequence GTGATCCGTGTTGTGTTTAATCAAAAAGGTGGCGTAGGTAAATCTACGATCTGCAGTAATTTGGCAGCGATTGCTGCATCAGAAGGCAAGCGCACTTTGATTATCGACTTAGATAGTCAATGTAATACCAGTGCTTATTTATTAGGGAATGATTATAAAGTTGATTTCAGTGTTGCTGAGTTTTTTGAGCAGACCTTAAATATCATCATGAAAGGGCGACCTTATCATGATTTTATTACCCCCACTGCATTTCCTAATTTATCTATTATGCCTGCATCTGAATTATTGGGTGACTTGATTGTTAAATTAGAACAACGTCATAAAATCTATAAATTACGTGATGCGATGGTGAAATTAAAGCGTGATTATGATGAAGTGTATATAGATACGCCCCCAGCCTTTAATTTTTACAGTTTGTCAGCCTTGATTGCTGCAGATAGTTGTTTGATTCCTTTCGATTGTGATGATTTTTCCCGTCGTGGGTTATACAGTTTGTTAGCCAACATTGAAGAAACACGCCAAGATCACAATGATAAATTACGAGTCGAAGGGATTGTGGTGAATCAATATCAAGGGCAAGCCAGCTTACCTAAAAAACTGGTTGCAGAACTAAGGGCTGAAAATTTACCGATTTTAAATACCCTGATCCACAGTTCAGTGAAAGTAAAAGAATCACATAATATCTCCCAACCCTTGATCAATTGTGCGCCGAAGCATAAAGTGACGCAGCAATTTTGTGATCTGTACGCTGAGATCTCTGCATAA
- a CDS encoding DeoR/GlpR family transcriptional regulator, with protein sequence MRQNTRHQKIISLVKEEGFVSTEVLVEHFSVSPQTIRRDLNELAENNLVRRHHGGASLLESSVVNDSYVNRKQKTAKEKMKIAQAMAELIPDGSSLFIDIGTTSEALARALLNHNNLRVVTNNLNVATILMQKPDFRVIVAGGEVRNKDAGVVGEATVDFIKQFRMDFGIVTISGLDMDGSLLDFDYQEVRVTQAIIECSQEVFLPVDHTKFGRNAMVNIGNINQVNKLFTDIEPPEELAKLLQLHQVESIVCEASSDS encoded by the coding sequence GTGAGACAAAATACACGTCACCAAAAAATAATTTCGTTGGTTAAAGAAGAAGGGTTTGTCAGTACTGAAGTGTTGGTTGAACACTTTTCAGTAAGTCCGCAAACCATCCGCAGAGATTTAAATGAATTAGCTGAAAACAATTTAGTGCGTCGTCATCATGGTGGTGCATCACTATTAGAAAGCAGTGTTGTTAACGATTCATACGTTAACCGTAAGCAGAAAACAGCCAAAGAAAAAATGAAAATCGCACAGGCGATGGCTGAGTTAATTCCAGATGGTTCATCACTATTTATTGATATTGGTACCACGTCTGAAGCATTAGCGCGTGCATTACTTAATCATAACAATTTACGCGTTGTCACCAATAATCTCAATGTAGCCACTATTTTGATGCAAAAACCCGACTTCAGAGTCATTGTTGCTGGTGGTGAAGTACGTAATAAAGATGCTGGTGTGGTTGGCGAAGCGACCGTTGACTTTATTAAGCAGTTTAGAATGGATTTTGGCATCGTTACTATCAGTGGTTTGGATATGGATGGTTCATTACTTGATTTCGATTATCAAGAAGTGCGGGTAACACAAGCGATCATCGAGTGCTCACAAGAAGTGTTCTTACCGGTCGATCATACTAAATTTGGCCGTAATGCCATGGTCAATATTGGTAATATTAATCAGGTGAATAAATTGTTTACCGACATTGAGCCACCAGAAGAACTGGCTAAATTATTACAATTACACCAAGTTGAATCGATAGTCTGCGAAGCAAGTTCAGACAGCTAA
- a CDS encoding DUF2333 family protein produces MSKSKIIAGIATVSIIFYAISVYWSVEPDNFSPTQVTEELTKNNADIAVGSYMTATLIKSIQTLDEKNGGYLSNSVLPPAILMDNMPSWEYGLLEQSRDLMLVLRRDLSRSQTQSTENKDLQKAHGSLNVEHTRLFPTNANSEYKKTIAELQTYLDKLNDSQSKNAQFYARADNLAEWFKQVEKRLGSLSQRLSASVGQYRINTDLSGDLGAEQSTFTESGSNVKTPWLEIDNVFWEARGSSWALYHYLKAARIDFKGVLQKKNALASVDQIILELEASLQPVGSPMILNGAGFGFFANHSLVMANYLSRANAAVIDLRRLLEQG; encoded by the coding sequence ATGAGTAAATCTAAAATCATTGCGGGTATTGCTACTGTCAGCATTATCTTTTATGCCATTTCAGTTTATTGGAGTGTTGAACCAGACAATTTTAGTCCAACACAAGTTACGGAAGAACTGACTAAAAATAATGCCGATATAGCGGTTGGTTCTTACATGACGGCAACGCTAATTAAATCGATTCAAACGTTAGATGAAAAAAATGGCGGTTACCTGAGTAATTCAGTATTACCACCAGCAATCTTGATGGATAACATGCCATCGTGGGAATATGGTTTATTAGAACAGTCTCGTGACCTTATGTTAGTGTTACGCCGTGATTTAAGTCGTTCACAAACACAGTCAACTGAAAATAAAGACCTACAAAAAGCACACGGTTCGTTAAATGTTGAACACACGCGTTTATTCCCAACCAATGCCAATTCTGAATACAAAAAAACCATTGCTGAACTGCAAACATACCTAGATAAATTAAACGATTCACAATCAAAAAATGCACAATTTTATGCCCGTGCTGATAACCTTGCAGAATGGTTCAAACAAGTTGAGAAACGTCTTGGTTCATTATCACAGCGTTTAAGTGCGTCTGTTGGTCAATACCGTATTAACACTGATTTATCCGGTGATCTTGGTGCTGAGCAATCAACATTCACAGAGTCAGGCTCTAACGTTAAAACCCCATGGTTAGAAATCGATAATGTATTCTGGGAAGCACGTGGTTCTTCTTGGGCGCTATATCACTACCTAAAAGCAGCACGTATTGATTTTAAAGGCGTATTACAGAAAAAAAATGCCTTAGCAAGTGTTGACCAAATCATCCTTGAATTAGAAGCATCACTTCAGCCTGTCGGCAGCCCGATGATTCTTAATGGTGCTGGTTTTGGTTTTTTTGCTAACCACTCTCTGGTAATGGCAAACTATCTGTCTCGTGCGAACGCGGCAGTTATTGATCTACGTAGATTACTAGAACAAGGTTAA
- a CDS encoding SDR family oxidoreductase, with translation MQTVLITGASTGIGYHAATTLKAAGYRIFATARKPADVAALIAQGFESVQLDLSSTESITAAVTHIVKLTEGKIDVLFNNGAYGQPGAVEDLPTDALREQFEANVFGWHELTTQIIPLMRANGHGRIIQNSSVLGLVAMKYRGAYNASKFAIEGLTDTLRLELRDSPIKVSLIEPGPIVSQFRANALAAFQEHIDIENSVHNKDYQQQISRLGKKDVSNKFTLGPEAVTKALIHAIESNRPKVRYYVTFPTYLFALLKRVLPFRVLDNILAKSG, from the coding sequence ATGCAAACAGTACTCATCACTGGGGCTTCAACAGGGATAGGCTATCACGCTGCAACCACACTTAAAGCCGCGGGTTATCGTATTTTTGCTACAGCAAGAAAACCAGCAGACGTAGCAGCGTTAATTGCCCAAGGTTTTGAAAGTGTGCAGCTAGACTTAAGCTCGACAGAATCTATCACTGCAGCCGTTACCCATATCGTTAAGCTCACAGAGGGTAAGATTGATGTACTGTTTAATAACGGTGCTTATGGCCAACCCGGTGCGGTCGAGGACTTACCGACGGATGCATTGCGTGAACAATTTGAAGCTAATGTATTTGGCTGGCACGAACTGACGACACAAATAATTCCATTAATGCGCGCTAATGGTCATGGTCGCATCATCCAAAACAGTTCAGTATTAGGCTTGGTGGCAATGAAGTATCGCGGCGCCTATAACGCCAGCAAATTCGCAATCGAAGGCTTAACAGACACGCTACGCTTAGAGCTAAGAGACTCGCCAATCAAGGTCTCATTAATTGAACCGGGACCGATTGTTAGCCAGTTCAGAGCTAATGCATTAGCAGCCTTTCAAGAACACATTGATATTGAGAACAGCGTGCACAATAAAGATTATCAACAACAAATTAGTCGCTTGGGTAAAAAAGACGTCAGCAATAAATTTACTTTAGGGCCTGAAGCCGTCACCAAAGCGCTGATTCATGCGATTGAAAGTAACCGACCTAAGGTGCGTTATTACGTGACCTTCCCAACCTATTTATTTGCCTTGTTAAAGCGTGTTTTACCGTTTAGAGTATTAGACAACATTTTAGCCAAATCTGGTTAG
- a CDS encoding carboxypeptidase M32, which yields MTTKSAYEQLSKHFKKIHNLSHLSSICGWDQAAMMPAGGNEARSEAMAELAVMIHQQSTAPQLADLIKQAQSDQLSTEQQASLAEIDRSWQQANIVPEALVSAQSLAGSKCEHAWRTQRKENDWASFAKNLKTVVELSREEASIRAQANNCSNYDALMDLYEPGMTSAQLDPIFDDVKSWLPELTLVAQEKQKSDNVIMPTGHFPIAAQQQLGLKTMQTLGFDFDHGRLDVSAHPFCGGVASDVRITTRYEEDDFTQSLMGVVHETGHARYEQGLPTALNHLPVGQARSMGIHESQSLLFEMQLGRSEEFLTLLTPEIKQAFGGIDSAIYSPLNLSQCYTRVKPDFIRVDADEVTYPAHVMLRYEIEQALMNGDIEVDDIPELWALKMQQYLGVDTKGNYRNGCMQDVHWTDGSFGYFPSYTLGAMYAAQFMTTIKQEMDVSAIITSGDLSPIFTWLKTNIWQNASLLSTNDLVKQATGETLNPTHFRRHLESRYLK from the coding sequence ATGACAACAAAATCAGCCTATGAACAGCTCTCTAAGCATTTTAAAAAGATCCATAATCTAAGCCATTTGTCTTCTATTTGTGGCTGGGACCAAGCAGCAATGATGCCTGCTGGCGGTAACGAAGCACGCTCTGAAGCGATGGCTGAACTTGCTGTCATGATCCACCAGCAAAGCACTGCACCACAACTTGCCGATTTAATTAAACAAGCGCAATCAGACCAATTATCGACAGAACAACAGGCGAGCTTGGCGGAAATAGATCGCAGCTGGCAGCAAGCTAACATAGTACCTGAAGCGTTAGTTTCAGCTCAATCGTTAGCTGGTTCTAAATGTGAACACGCTTGGCGTACCCAACGTAAAGAAAACGACTGGGCTAGTTTTGCGAAAAACTTAAAAACAGTGGTTGAGCTGTCACGTGAAGAAGCAAGCATTCGCGCACAAGCCAACAACTGCAGCAACTATGACGCCTTGATGGATTTGTACGAACCAGGCATGACCAGCGCACAGCTTGATCCGATCTTTGATGACGTTAAGTCATGGTTACCAGAACTAACGCTAGTTGCACAAGAAAAACAAAAATCAGACAATGTCATCATGCCAACAGGTCACTTCCCGATTGCCGCACAACAACAACTGGGATTAAAAACCATGCAGACCTTAGGTTTTGATTTTGACCACGGTCGTCTTGACGTTTCAGCGCACCCATTCTGCGGTGGTGTAGCTTCAGATGTGCGTATTACCACGCGTTATGAAGAAGATGATTTTACCCAAAGTCTAATGGGCGTAGTCCATGAAACAGGTCACGCGCGTTATGAACAAGGCTTACCAACAGCATTGAACCACTTACCTGTGGGCCAAGCGCGTTCAATGGGTATTCATGAAAGCCAAAGTCTGTTATTTGAAATGCAATTAGGTCGTAGTGAAGAGTTTTTAACTTTGCTAACGCCAGAAATTAAACAAGCATTTGGCGGCATAGATAGCGCTATTTATAGCCCATTAAACTTAAGCCAGTGTTATACCCGCGTAAAGCCTGACTTCATCCGTGTTGATGCCGATGAAGTGACTTACCCTGCGCACGTCATGCTACGTTATGAAATTGAACAAGCATTAATGAATGGCGATATCGAAGTAGATGATATCCCTGAGTTATGGGCGCTTAAAATGCAGCAGTACTTAGGTGTGGATACCAAAGGTAATTACCGTAATGGTTGTATGCAAGACGTGCATTGGACTGATGGTAGCTTTGGTTACTTCCCGTCTTATACACTAGGCGCTATGTATGCTGCGCAATTCATGACCACGATTAAGCAAGAAATGGATGTTTCGGCAATCATTACTAGCGGCGATTTATCCCCTATCTTCACTTGGCTTAAAACCAACATTTGGCAAAATGCGTCCTTGTTAAGTACTAATGACTTAGTGAAGCAAGCAACGGGCGAAACTCTAAACCCTACGCACTTTAGACGTCATTTAGAAAGCCGCTACTTGAAGTAA
- a CDS encoding VOC family protein yields the protein MKQSIIHVAIVVKDYDEAIDFYVNKLKFELIEDTYQAEQDKRWVVVSPPGSNGVTLLLARASKPEQHDFVGNQSGGRVFLFLSTDDFWRDYNRMVSDGIKFIREPQEQDYGTVAVFEDLYGNLWDLLQLNSTHPMASRTV from the coding sequence TTGAAACAATCAATAATACACGTTGCCATTGTTGTTAAAGATTATGATGAAGCAATTGATTTTTATGTCAACAAGCTAAAATTTGAACTCATTGAAGATACTTATCAAGCAGAGCAAGATAAACGCTGGGTAGTTGTTTCACCACCCGGTTCTAATGGCGTCACTTTATTATTAGCTCGTGCATCTAAGCCTGAACAACATGATTTCGTCGGCAATCAATCCGGCGGTCGTGTATTTCTGTTTTTAAGTACTGATGACTTTTGGCGAGACTATAATCGCATGGTATCTGATGGCATCAAATTCATTAGAGAACCACAAGAACAAGATTATGGTACGGTTGCCGTATTTGAAGATCTGTATGGTAATCTGTGGGACTTACTCCAACTTAATTCGACTCATCCAATGGCATCCAGAACAGTATAA
- the norW gene encoding NADH:flavorubredoxin reductase NorW, with amino-acid sequence MIGGNEKSVVIIGSGFAAYQLVKSIRRANQEQAIIVITAGSGDDYVKPELSHVFSKKLTAQDMVKQSGTDFAAEYNITLMNHTRVDDINRTEKTVSCQGIAIAYENLVLATGAQSFVPFVDGDAAKDIITLNSLEEYQQSQDKLAAAKSVLVVGAGLVGTEIAMDLAIADYKVILSDRADALLPSLLPEFVSSQLYQTMRRQGVELQLGNELSSMTKIDTGITVSFKNGHTAKVDSVVCAAGLKPSTALASQAGLAVNRGIVVDKQLSTNDPHIFAIGDCAEIDGKHLAFLQPIILSANTLAKTLTGAVSEVMFPAMLVKVKTPLFPIQLSGNTTATDANWQVELTTSGMTAKAYDSAEQLIGFVVTQANMPEAFKLLRLLPKVMN; translated from the coding sequence ATGATTGGTGGTAATGAAAAATCAGTCGTTATCATAGGCAGTGGCTTTGCTGCCTATCAATTAGTTAAATCAATCCGTCGTGCAAATCAGGAACAAGCCATCATTGTCATCACAGCAGGTAGTGGCGATGATTATGTTAAGCCAGAATTAAGCCATGTATTTAGTAAAAAACTCACAGCGCAAGACATGGTCAAGCAAAGCGGCACTGACTTTGCCGCGGAATATAATATTACCCTGATGAACCATACTCGTGTTGATGACATTAATCGCACCGAAAAAACGGTGAGTTGTCAGGGTATCGCAATCGCCTACGAAAATTTAGTACTGGCAACAGGCGCGCAATCATTTGTGCCCTTTGTTGATGGTGATGCGGCGAAAGACATTATTACCTTGAATAGTCTGGAGGAGTATCAGCAGTCACAAGATAAGTTGGCTGCGGCTAAATCGGTATTGGTGGTTGGTGCGGGCTTAGTGGGGACTGAAATCGCGATGGATTTAGCCATTGCTGATTATAAGGTGATATTAAGTGATCGTGCTGATGCATTATTACCGAGTTTATTACCTGAATTTGTGTCATCTCAGCTTTACCAAACCATGAGAAGACAAGGGGTGGAATTACAACTGGGTAATGAGCTCAGTAGTATGACTAAAATAGACACTGGCATTACGGTTAGCTTTAAGAACGGGCATACCGCTAAAGTTGATAGTGTGGTGTGCGCAGCAGGTTTGAAACCTAGTACGGCATTAGCCAGTCAAGCTGGTTTAGCCGTTAATCGCGGCATTGTTGTTGATAAACAGTTAAGCACAAATGATCCACATATCTTTGCCATTGGTGATTGCGCTGAGATTGACGGTAAACATTTAGCGTTTTTACAACCAATAATACTCAGTGCTAATACGTTAGCGAAAACCCTAACAGGCGCTGTGAGCGAAGTTATGTTTCCGGCGATGTTAGTTAAAGTGAAAACACCACTATTTCCAATTCAATTAAGCGGCAATACCACAGCTACTGATGCGAATTGGCAAGTAGAGTTGACGACATCGGGTATGACGGCAAAGGCTTATGATAGTGCAGAGCAACTAATTGGTTTTGTGGTGACACAAGCGAATATGCCTGAAGCATTTAAGTTATTACGCTTGTTGCCTAAGGTGATGAACTGA